One Stenotrophomonas maltophilia R551-3 genomic window, TCCAGCACAGCGCGACCAGCCGGATCAGCCAGTCGATCAGCAGCAGGTAGGAACCCAGCAACCACTCGAACAGCATCGCGTCGCCCGTCGGGAGGTGATGGGCCATTCTGCCCAGCGGGGTGTGTAGAGTCGAGCCGCGCTCGACTGCTTTGAAGCCGTGTGCCAACCAAGGTTGGCACCTACCGGGGGTGGAGGGAATGTGCCGACCAACGGTCGGCACCCACAGGCACCCACAGGCACCCACCGGCCCCACCGTCGGGCATGAAAAAACCCGCCACAAGGGCGGGTTTCTTCGCGGGGATCAGCAATCCTTGCGGATTACTTGATCTTGCCTTCCTTGTACGGGACGTGCTTGCGCACGACCGGATCGTACTTGGAGAATTCCATCTTCCCCGGGGTGTTCTTCTTGTTCTTGTCGGTCGTGTAGAAGTGACCGGTACCAGCGGTCGAAATCATACGGACCTTATCGCGCTTGCCTGCCATGATCGTCTACTCCTCAGACCTTTTCGCCGCGCGCACGCAGCTCAGCCAGAACGGAATCGATACCGTTCTTGTCGATGGTGCGCAGTGCATGCGCGGAAACACGAAGCTTCACCCAGCGGTTTTCGCTGGCAACCCAGAAGCGGCGCTCGTGCAGATTCGGCAGGAAACGACGACGGGTCTTGTTGTTGGCGTGCGAGACGTTGTTACCCGTCTGCACTCGCTTGCCGGAAACCTGGCATACGCGGGACATGGCGCACCTCGATAGTAAGTTGTGTCAGCCCGTAGCCCGGGAGACGGCGGCCTCGATGGTTGCCCACCACACGTCAAGAGAATCAAAGGGTTACGCTGGCGTTGGGCGGCCGGGGACGTGCTCCCGGGGACGCCGCCCGGTAGAAAACCGGACACAGCGAGCCGCGCATTATGCACGGGTTCAAGCACTTGCGCAAGTTACCCACAGGCTGGGGCTGAACGCGACGGCCACTCCCCCTGTAGAACCGAGCGCATGCTCGGCTCGGTCCTTCCGGGGCGCAGCAGCCGAGCATGGGCTCGGCTCTACAGCTACCAGGCCAGCTCAACGCAGGTGCGGAATCACCTGGGCCAGCAGATGGGCATCCTTCAACGCGCCGTGCAGGCCACGGTTACCCGGGATGCGCAGGCGCTGCAGCACATCGTCCAGCTTGTTGCCCTGGCCCGGCCAACGCCCACGCGCCAGCTTCAAGCTGCAGGTAATGCGGCAATGCTGGGCCAGCGTGCCGGGGATGCCCGCCAGGCGCAGCTCGTTGTCCAGGAAGCCGACATCGAAGGTGGCGTTGTGCGCGACCATCTCGCTGCCGCGCAGGAAATCCAGCAGTTCGGCAGCCTTGCTGGAGAACAGCGGCTTGCCCACCAGCATCGCGTCGCTGATGCCGTGCACGCGCTGCGCGCCCCAGTCCACCTTGCGCTGCGGCTGCAGGTAGGTGTGGAACTGGCGACCGGTCAGCTGGCCATCGATCAGTTCGACGGCACCGATTTCGATGACCCGGTGCCCCAGGCGGTGGGAGATGCCGGTGGTTTCGGTATCCAGTGCGACGATGCGGCTCATGCGTGTTGCTGTTTCCTGTTGCGTGCTGTGGTGATTTTCGCATGCCTGCAGCAGGAAGCCCCCTGTAGAGCCGAGCCCGCGCTCGGCTCACGCGCGAAGCGCGGGCCTTGAACGTTGCAGCCAGAAGCAGCCGAGCCTGGGCTCGGCTCTACAGATAAGCGGATTTCACCCCAATACCTCCACCACCCAGTCGATGAACACCCGCAGACGCTGGCTCTTGTGCCGGTTAGGCGGGAACATCACGTGCATCGGCATCGGCGGCAGCTGCCAGTCCTGCAACACCGGCAGCAGCTCGCCGCGCGCCAGGTGCGGCTCGGCCATGTAGCTGGGCAGCGCGACCACGCCCAGCCCTGCCAATGCAGCCGCCAGATAGGCGTTGCCGTCGTCGAAGCCGACCGTATAGCGGCCCTGCACCTCAACGCGCTCATCGCCACGCTGTGCAGTGAACACGCGGGCGCGGCCACTGCGCGGGCTGAGGAAACCGACCATGTGGTGATCCGGACCTTCCAGCGCGCGCGGGTCGGCTGGCAGCCCGAAACGCTGCACATAGCCCGGGCTGGCATGGAAGCCGATCGGCAGCGCGCCGAGCGGCCTCGCCACCAGCGCCGGGTCGGCCGGGGTGCCACCACGGATCACGCAATCGACGTTGTCGGCGATGACGTCGACCTCGCGGTCACTCACGCCGATGTCCAACTGGATCTCCGGGTAGCGCGCCTGGAAATCCGGCAGCGCCGGTACCAGCCGCAGCCGCGCGTAGGGCCCCGGCACATCCACGCGCAGTCGCCCACGCGGCTGCGTGGCGGCATCGCCCAGTCCGCCCTCCACCTCTTCCAGCTCAGCCAGCAGGCGGGCGATGCGCGGGTAGTAGGCCGCGCCATCGGCGGTGACGCTGACCCGGCGCGTGGTGCGGTTGAGCAACCGCAGCCGCAGGTGCGCCTCCAGCTGCTGCACCAGCTGGGTGGCCGTGGTGCGGCTGATCTGCAGGGTCTGCGCGGCGCGGGTGAAGCTGCCGGTTTCCACTACCCGGGCAAAGGCGCGCATCGCCTCGAAACGGTCCATGGCTGGCCATGATTGTTTGGAATTGGCAATCAATCTAGGCCGATCATCGCGGTTTATCCAGACAGCGCTGGCGGGGAGGATGGCGTTCTTTCCCACGGGTTCCTTCCCATGTCACAGCGCGATGTCGTTTTCCCCGCCGGCCGCCAGGCCCTGTACGAGCGCAACCGCTACTCGCCGGCGATCCGTTCCAATGGCTTCCTGTTCGTCTCCGGCCAGGTCGGCAGCCGCGAGGATGGTTCGCCTGAGCCGGACTTCGAAGCGCAGGTGCGCCGCGCCTTCGAAAATCTCAATGCGGTACTGGCTGCCGCCGGCTGCAGCTTCGATGACGTGGTCGACGTGACCGTGTTCCTGGTCGACCCCGAGAAGAACTTCGAGAAGGCCTGGGCGATCGTGCCCGAGTACTGGGGCGAGGCGCCGCACCCGACCCTGACCGGCATCGGCGTGACCTGGCTGTACGGATTCCAGTTCGAGATCAAGGTGATCGCGAAGCTGCCGTGATACGGGTAGTGCCGGCCGCTGGCCGGCAATGTGTCGGGGGTCGAAAAGCGTGTCGACCAAGGTCGACACCTACCAGGGCAGTCGGCGTGACCTGGCTATACGGGTTCCAGTTCGAGATCAAGGTGATCGCTAAGCTGCCTGCAGACCGGTAGTGCCGGCCGCTGGCCGGCAATGTGTCGGGGGTCGAAAAGCGTGTCGACCAAGGTCGACACCTACCAAGGCAGTCGGCGTGACCTGGCTGTATGGGTTCCAGTTCGAGATCAAGGTGATCGCGAAGCTGCCTGCAGACCGGTAGTGCCGGCCGCTGGCCGGCAGCAATGTGCCGGGGCCAGCCCGTTCCAGAGGAACGGGATCCGACCCCACACCCGGCGCACCTGAACGGGAGGTTCCGACGAATTCCCGAGGTGGCCATTGATATTGTATCCGGCGAAAACCGCTTGCTAGCCTCCCCTCCATGCGCCGGATCACCCGCCAACTGCGTACGTACCTGATGATGCTGCTGATGGCGGCATTCGTGGTCGTGCCGGTGGCCGACGCACTGGTGTGTGCGGTGGAACCGCATGCCAGCAGCGCCCATGTCGAATCCCTCGCGGACGATGCAGGCGGTGACAGCGACAGCAAGCACACGGGTGCCTGCACGCATAACCACTGCCACCACTCCACGCTGAGCCTGCCGGCGAACGATTTCGCCGCCTTCGGTACGCCGCTGCCGGCGCGCTGGATGAATGCCGGCGACGTTGCGACCTATGCGGTCGCCCAGGATGAATTGACGCGTCCCCCCCGGGCGTGAGTTGAGCGCGTCCCGCAATCGCGGGCTCCCGTTTCACTCACAACCGGAATCCCCCTATGTCGATCCTGACACCTCGGTCGCCGCGCGCGGCCGGGCTGGTCGTCGCTGTACTGCTGGGCCTTGCCCCGGCAATGCAGGCGTCGGCGCAAGCCGCCCCTTCCTACGACACCCTGCTTGAACGCCTCGACCAGTTGCCCGGCACCCGTGTCGGCGCGGCGCTGGCCGAAGCCGCCGATGCCCGTGCCGACCAGGCCCGTGCGTTGCCCAATCCTTCCCTCTCCTACTCCGCCGAGAACGCGTGGGGCACCGGCTCCTATGGCGGCATGGGCAAGGCCGATACCGTGCTCACCCTGTCCCAGCCCCTGGAGGTATGGGGCCAGCGCGGCGCGCGCGTCCGTGCCGCCCGCGCCGAGGCACAGGCGGCCAACCTGCGTGGCGCCCAAAGCCGCAGCGATGTGGCCAGCCAGTTGGCGGTGGTCTATGCACAGGCGGAAAGTGCATTGCGCCGCTACAGCCTGGCCGAAGAGGCACTGACCCTCACCCGCGACGACGCCAACGCCGTCAACGCGATGGTCAAGCAGGGCCGCGAGCCGCAGCTGCGTGCGGTGCAGGCGCAGAGCGAAGTGGCCAACGCCAGCGCCGCGCTGGATGAGGCACAGGCCTTCCGCGACGCCGCACTGGCCCGCCTGGCTGGCGCCGCGCTGCTGGATGCACCGGTGCAGTCGATCGACAACAGCCTGCTCGACCGTGCTCCGCCGCTGCCGCGTGGCGCCACCGATGCCGCGCTGGCGGTGCGCATCGCCGAGGCCGAAGCCGATGCAGCGGGCAAGCTGGTCGATGTGGAGCGCAAGCGCGCCCTGCCCGACCTCAGCGTCACTGCCGCACAGACACGCTTCCGCGAGGGCGGCGAGCGCGCCTACAACCTCGGGGTCAGCCTCAGCATCCCGCTGTTCGACCGTAACCGCGGTGGCATCCGCGCCGCCAATGCCGACCAGCGCGCGGCCGAAGCCCGTCTGGACCAGCAACGCCGTGACAGCGAGGCCGCGCGCCTCTCCGCCGTGGCTGGACTGAAGGCCGCCGGCAGCCGCACCCGTGCCTCCGACGAAAGCGTGGTCGCTGCCGAGGAGGCGTATCGGCTGGCCCGGGTCGGCTTCGACGCAGGACGCATCTCGCAGCTGGAACTGCGCAGCACGCGCAGCGCCCTCATCGCCGCCCGCGGCACCGCCGTGGACGCACGCCTGTCGCGCGTCGGCGCCGAAATCGATCTTGCGCGCCTTGAAGGGCGCGCCCCCTTTGTGGAGGCCCCATGACTCTCTCCCGTACTTTTCCGCTGATCGGCGGCGTCCTGCTGGCCGTGTTCCTGGCCGGCTGCGCCGGCAACGCGCAGACGCCGGAAACGGTGGATGCGACCACCGCCAAGGCAGGCAACGATGATGGCCACGGCCATGCTGCCGACAGCAAGGAAGCCAAGGCGGAAACCGCCAAGGCTCCCGCCGACGCCGATGAAGGCGTGGTGCAGCTGACCCAGGAACAGATCAAGGCGTCCGGTATCGAGGTGGTCGCCATCGGCCGTGGTGGCGGTGGCTCCACGCGCCTGTCCGGCCGGGTCGAACCGTCGGTGGGCGCACGTGCCTCGGTGGCATCCACGGTGACCGGCCGGGTCGAACGCGTGCTGGTCGCGCCGGGCACGGCGGTGAAGCAGAACCAGGCACTGGCCATCGTGGTCAGTGGCGAGGCAGCGGTGTTCCGCGCCAATGCGCTGGCCGCATCGGCTGAAGCCGAGGCCGCACGCCTGGCCTACGGTCGCGACAAGGCGCTGGTCGACCAGGGCGTGGTCGCCCGCCAGGAGCTGGAAACCTCGCGCGCGCGTTCGCTGGCGGCACAGGCCCAGGCGGCCGCCGCGCAGGCCCAGGCCGCCGCCAACGGTGCGCCCGATGCCAGTGGCCGCGTACGCATCACCAGCCCGGTGGCCGGCATCGTCGGCAACGTGCAGGTCACACCGGGCGGCGTGGTCGCTGCCGGTAGTGCCGTGGCTGACGTCGCCGATCCGAGCATGAACGAACTGGTGTTCACCGCGCCGCCGGCGCTGGCCGCGCAGGTCACGCCCGGCATGAAGCTGGAAGTGAGCGTGCCGGGTGGCAGCTTCACCGCCACCGTCACCGGTTCGGCCGCCGATGTCCGCCAGCAGGGCGGCGTGGCGGTGATCCGTGCCACGCCGGTGGACGCCTCCTTGCCGCCGGCCGGTTCGCCGGTATCGGCGGTGGTGGTCACCGAAGGCCAGGACGGTTCGCTCAGCGTGCCGGCCGATGCGGTGCAGAACGTCGACGGCAGCAGTGCAGTGTTCGTCGCCGTCGAAGGCGGTTTCAAGGCGCAGCCGGTGCTGGCCGGACGCCGTGCCGGCGACCGCATCGAGATCCTCGGTGGGCTGACCGGCAGCGAGCGCATCGTTGGCAGCAATGCCTTCCTGCTCAAGGCCGAACTGGCCAAGGGCGAAGCCGAGCACGGCCACTGAGGAGGCGATCATGTTCAAGCTGATCATTGAAACAGCGGTACGCCACCGCTGGCTGGTGGTGTTCATGGCGGCGCTGATCGCCGCCATGGGCCTGTTCCAGCTGGGCAAGCTGCCGATCGACGCAGTGCCGGACATCACCAACCGCCAGGTGCAGATCAACACGGTGGCACCGGCGCTGACGCCGGAGCAGATCGAACGGCAGGTGACCTACCCGCTGGAAACCGCGCTGGCCGGCATTCCCGGCCTGACCACCACCCGTTCGTTGTCGCGCAATGGCTTCTCGCAGGTCACCGCGATCTTCACCGATGCCACCGACATCTACTTCGCCCGCCAGCAGGTAGCCGAACGCATGCGCGAAGCATCGGAAGACCTGCCCGATGGCGCGTCGCCGATGCTGTCGCCGGTCACCACCGGCCTCGGCGAGGTGCTGATGTGGACCGTGGACTTCACCGCGTTCGATCCGGCCAAGCTGGCCAAGCCCGGTGAAGCGGGTTGGCAGGCCGGCGAGGTCTACCGCACGCCGGAAGGCAACCTGCTGCGTACGCCGGAAGAACGTGCGACCTACCTGCGCACCGTGCAGGACTGGATCATCGCGCCGCAGATGCGTTCCAGCCCGGGGCTGGCCGGCGTCGATACGGTCGGCGGCTACGTCAAGGAATACGGCGTGCATCCGGACAGTGCGAGGCTGGCCGCGCACGGACTCGGCCTGGCCGACCTGGTCACTGCCCTGCAGCGTTCCAACGTGCAGGCCGGTGCCGGTTTCGTACAGCGTGCCGGCGAAGGCCTGGTGGTACGTGCCGACGGCCTGGCGCTGACCACCGACGATCTGGCACAGGCCCCGGTAGCCACCCGCAATGGCGTGGTGGTGCGCGTGGCCGATGTGGCCGACGTCGACCTGAGCCGCGCACCGCGCTTGGGTGCGGCCAGCCGCAACGGCCATGAAGCCGTGCTGGGTACCGCGCTGATGATCGCCGGCGGCAACAGCCGCACCGTGGCCCAGGCCGCGGCCGCGCGCCTGGAACAGGTCAACAAGTCGCTGCCGGCCGACATCGTGGCGGCACCGGTGCTGGACCGCAGCGTGCTGGTCAATTCGACCATCAAGACCGTGGCCAAGAACCTCACCGAGGGTGCGCTGCTGGTGGTGGTGGTGCTGTTCCTGCTGCTGGGCAACCTGCGTGCAGCAACGATCACCGCGCTGGTGATTCCGCTGTCGTTCCTGTTCGCAGTGATCGGCATGAACCGCTTCGGCATCAGCGGCAACCTGATGAGCCTGGGTGCACTGGACTTCGGCATCCTGGTGGACGGTGCGGTGATCGTGGTCGAATCGACGCTGCTGATGCTGGGCCAGCGCCGCGCCGAACTGGGTCGTGCGTTGACCGCGATGGAACGCCTGCGCGTGGCCGCCGATTCGGCGATGAAGATGGCACGCCCGGCGGCCTTCGGCCAGTTGATCATCCTGCTGGTGTTCGCGCCGATCCTCACCCTGGAAGGCGTGGAGGGCAAGACGTTCCACCCGATGGCGGCCACGTTCATGCTGGCCCTGATCGGTGCCTTCATCTTCTCCTTCACCTTCGTGCCGGCGATGGCCGCGCTGCTGGTGCGCGAGCCGAAGGTGAAGGATGGCGATGCGCATGCCGATGATGGCGAGCACGAAACCAAGCTGATCCGCGTGCTGCGCGCGCGCATCGAACCGGTGATCCGCAAGGCCGTGGACCATCCGCGCACGGTGGTGGTAGGCACGGTGATGATGGTGGTGGTGGGCATTGGTTCGTTCTCGCTGCTGGGCCGCGAGTTCATGCCGACGCTGGACGAAGGCAACGTGGCGATGCAGGCCCTGCGCGTGCCGTCGACGTCTCTGGAGCAGTCGCTGGCGATGCAGCTGGCACTGGAAAAGGCGATTGCCAAGCAGCCGGAAGTGGAAACCGTGTTCTCGCGCACCGGTACCGCCGAGGCGGCGATCGATCCGATGCCGACCAACATCTCCGACAGCGTGATCGTGCTCAAGCCACGCAAGGACTGGCCGGATCCGAAACTGGGCAAGGATGCACTGGTGGCACGCTTCGAAAAGCTGGCCGGGCAGCAGCTGGGCAACAGCTTCGAGTTCAGCCAGCCGATCGAACTGCGCTTCAACGAGCTGATTTCCGGTGTGCGTACCGATCTGGCGGTGATGATCTTCGGCGATGACTTCAGCCAGCTGCAGAAGGTGGCCGACCAGGTGGCGCTGAAGCTGCGCGCGGTGGAGGGCGCGGCCGATGTGCGGGTCGAACAGATCTCCGGCCTGCCCACGCTCAACGTGGCGATCGATCACGTGGCTGCGGCGCAGTACGGCCTGACCGCGGCGGATGTGAGTGACGCGCTGGCCACCGGCATCGGTGGTACCGCCGCCGGCAAGATCTTCGAAGGCGACCGTCGCTTCAACGTGGTGGTGCGCCTGGACGATGCCTCGCGCAATGATCCGGACCAGCTGGCCTCGCTGCCGATCGCCACGCCCGCGGGGCTGGTGATTCCGCTGTCGTCGGTCGCGCGCATCACGGTCAGCGAAGGACCGAACCAGATCAGCCGCAACAACGGCAGCCGCCGTGTGGTGGTGCAGGCCAACGTGCGTGGCCGCGATCTGGGCGGCTTCGTCGGCGAGGCACAGGCGGCGGTGGCTGATGTTGCATTGCCGCCAGGCGCCTACCTGACCTGGGGTGGCCAGTTCGAGAATCTGCAGCGCGCGGAGAAGCGGCTGGCGACGGTGGTGCCGGTGGTGTTCCTGCTGATCGGCAGCCTGCTGTTCATGGCCCTGCGCAGCGGCAAGGAAGCCGTGCTGGTGTTCAGCTGCGTACCGTTGGCGCTGGTCGGCGGCATTCTTGCGCTGCTGCTGCGTGGCATGCCGTTCTCGGTGTCGGCGGCGGTTGGTTTCATCGCCGTCTCCGGCGTGGCCACCTTGAACGGCCTGGTGCTGATGCAGGCGATCCGCGAGCGCCTGGATGCCGGTGACCTGCCGCTGCAGGCGGCGATCAACGGTGCGTCGAGCCGCATCCGCGCGGTGCTGACCACGGCGCTGGTGGCGATCGTCGGCTTCATTCCGATGGCGATCGCCAGCGGTTCCGGTGCGGAAGTGCAGAAGCCGCTGGCCACGGTGGTAATCGGTGGCCTGATCACCGCCACCGTGCTGACCCTGCTGGTGCTGCCGACCTTTGCAGCACGCGTGGCCAAGCCAAGGGCGGTGGGCTGAAAGACCACGGGGTCGGATCGTGCGATCCGACCCCGTTTTCCGATCCCTGGTAGTGCCGGCCGCTGGCCGGCAATGTCGAACGTTTGCGGTGCATGCGGGTTGCCGGCCAGCGGCCGGCACTACCCTTGCACGGTCAGGCCTTCTTGCGTTCGGCGATGTAGGCCTGGATCTGCTGTTCCAGCACCGGCAGGGGCACCGAGCCCTGCTTGAGCAGGGTGTCGTGGAAGCCCTTGATGTCGAACTTGTCGCCCAGCTCCTTCTCTGCCTGCGCACGCAGGCGCACGATGGCGATCTCCCCCAGCTTGTAGCTCAGCGCCTGGCCCGGCCAGGAAATGTAGCGGTCCACTTCGGTGGTCACTTCATGCTCGCTCAGCGCGGTGTGGTCACGCAGGTAGGCCAAGGCCTGC contains:
- the rpmB gene encoding 50S ribosomal protein L28; translation: MSRVCQVSGKRVQTGNNVSHANNKTRRRFLPNLHERRFWVASENRWVKLRVSAHALRTIDKNGIDSVLAELRARGEKV
- a CDS encoding RidA family protein, whose translation is MSQRDVVFPAGRQALYERNRYSPAIRSNGFLFVSGQVGSREDGSPEPDFEAQVRRAFENLNAVLAAAGCSFDDVVDVTVFLVDPEKNFEKAWAIVPEYWGEAPHPTLTGIGVTWLYGFQFEIKVIAKLP
- a CDS encoding TolC family protein, producing the protein MSILTPRSPRAAGLVVAVLLGLAPAMQASAQAAPSYDTLLERLDQLPGTRVGAALAEAADARADQARALPNPSLSYSAENAWGTGSYGGMGKADTVLTLSQPLEVWGQRGARVRAARAEAQAANLRGAQSRSDVASQLAVVYAQAESALRRYSLAEEALTLTRDDANAVNAMVKQGREPQLRAVQAQSEVANASAALDEAQAFRDAALARLAGAALLDAPVQSIDNSLLDRAPPLPRGATDAALAVRIAEAEADAAGKLVDVERKRALPDLSVTAAQTRFREGGERAYNLGVSLSIPLFDRNRGGIRAANADQRAAEARLDQQRRDSEAARLSAVAGLKAAGSRTRASDESVVAAEEAYRLARVGFDAGRISQLELRSTRSALIAARGTAVDARLSRVGAEIDLARLEGRAPFVEAP
- a CDS encoding efflux RND transporter periplasmic adaptor subunit, whose protein sequence is MTLSRTFPLIGGVLLAVFLAGCAGNAQTPETVDATTAKAGNDDGHGHAADSKEAKAETAKAPADADEGVVQLTQEQIKASGIEVVAIGRGGGGSTRLSGRVEPSVGARASVASTVTGRVERVLVAPGTAVKQNQALAIVVSGEAAVFRANALAASAEAEAARLAYGRDKALVDQGVVARQELETSRARSLAAQAQAAAAQAQAAANGAPDASGRVRITSPVAGIVGNVQVTPGGVVAAGSAVADVADPSMNELVFTAPPALAAQVTPGMKLEVSVPGGSFTATVTGSAADVRQQGGVAVIRATPVDASLPPAGSPVSAVVVTEGQDGSLSVPADAVQNVDGSSAVFVAVEGGFKAQPVLAGRRAGDRIEILGGLTGSERIVGSNAFLLKAELAKGEAEHGH
- a CDS encoding efflux RND transporter permease subunit, with the translated sequence MFKLIIETAVRHRWLVVFMAALIAAMGLFQLGKLPIDAVPDITNRQVQINTVAPALTPEQIERQVTYPLETALAGIPGLTTTRSLSRNGFSQVTAIFTDATDIYFARQQVAERMREASEDLPDGASPMLSPVTTGLGEVLMWTVDFTAFDPAKLAKPGEAGWQAGEVYRTPEGNLLRTPEERATYLRTVQDWIIAPQMRSSPGLAGVDTVGGYVKEYGVHPDSARLAAHGLGLADLVTALQRSNVQAGAGFVQRAGEGLVVRADGLALTTDDLAQAPVATRNGVVVRVADVADVDLSRAPRLGAASRNGHEAVLGTALMIAGGNSRTVAQAAAARLEQVNKSLPADIVAAPVLDRSVLVNSTIKTVAKNLTEGALLVVVVLFLLLGNLRAATITALVIPLSFLFAVIGMNRFGISGNLMSLGALDFGILVDGAVIVVESTLLMLGQRRAELGRALTAMERLRVAADSAMKMARPAAFGQLIILLVFAPILTLEGVEGKTFHPMAATFMLALIGAFIFSFTFVPAMAALLVREPKVKDGDAHADDGEHETKLIRVLRARIEPVIRKAVDHPRTVVVGTVMMVVVGIGSFSLLGREFMPTLDEGNVAMQALRVPSTSLEQSLAMQLALEKAIAKQPEVETVFSRTGTAEAAIDPMPTNISDSVIVLKPRKDWPDPKLGKDALVARFEKLAGQQLGNSFEFSQPIELRFNELISGVRTDLAVMIFGDDFSQLQKVADQVALKLRAVEGAADVRVEQISGLPTLNVAIDHVAAAQYGLTAADVSDALATGIGGTAAGKIFEGDRRFNVVVRLDDASRNDPDQLASLPIATPAGLVIPLSSVARITVSEGPNQISRNNGSRRVVVQANVRGRDLGGFVGEAQAAVADVALPPGAYLTWGGQFENLQRAEKRLATVVPVVFLLIGSLLFMALRSGKEAVLVFSCVPLALVGGILALLLRGMPFSVSAAVGFIAVSGVATLNGLVLMQAIRERLDAGDLPLQAAINGASSRIRAVLTTALVAIVGFIPMAIASGSGAEVQKPLATVVIGGLITATVLTLLVLPTFAARVAKPRAVG
- the rpmG gene encoding 50S ribosomal protein L33; this translates as MMAGKRDKVRMISTAGTGHFYTTDKNKKNTPGKMEFSKYDPVVRKHVPYKEGKIK
- the dnaQ gene encoding DNA polymerase III subunit epsilon yields the protein MSRIVALDTETTGISHRLGHRVIEIGAVELIDGQLTGRQFHTYLQPQRKVDWGAQRVHGISDAMLVGKPLFSSKAAELLDFLRGSEMVAHNATFDVGFLDNELRLAGIPGTLAQHCRITCSLKLARGRWPGQGNKLDDVLQRLRIPGNRGLHGALKDAHLLAQVIPHLR
- a CDS encoding LysR family transcriptional regulator gives rise to the protein MDRFEAMRAFARVVETGSFTRAAQTLQISRTTATQLVQQLEAHLRLRLLNRTTRRVSVTADGAAYYPRIARLLAELEEVEGGLGDAATQPRGRLRVDVPGPYARLRLVPALPDFQARYPEIQLDIGVSDREVDVIADNVDCVIRGGTPADPALVARPLGALPIGFHASPGYVQRFGLPADPRALEGPDHHMVGFLSPRSGRARVFTAQRGDERVEVQGRYTVGFDDGNAYLAAALAGLGVVALPSYMAEPHLARGELLPVLQDWQLPPMPMHVMFPPNRHKSQRLRVFIDWVVEVLG